The following DNA comes from Streptomyces globosus.
CCGCGCGCTCGAAGGGCACGCCTTCCTGGCGGGCGTGCTGCGGCCGCCGGCCCCCGCGGTGTGCGGGGTGCTGATGGCGGTGTGGTCGGCCGGCCCGCCCCGGCAGGCGACCCGCGAGGCGCTGCTGTGGACGCTGCTGGTGCTGCTGGGCGCGGAGGACGACGGGTCGGCGTACGAGGCGGGCCTGTACGGGCAGTGCGCCGCGTTCGTGCGGCGTGCCGCGGACTCGCTGCGGAGCGAGGCGGTGGACCGGCCCGGCTCCGTGTCGGCGGCCTACGCGGACGGCGTACTGGAACTGCTCGGCATGGCCGCCTGAGCCTCGGCGACGGCTTGCGGAAGCCAGTCCGCGACCCGCTCGAAGGGGAAGCCGAGGCCGGCCGCGCGGCTGTTGTCGAGGGCGTAGGCGCGGTCGTAGGAGAACGGCGATGCCGGCTCCCCGGGCGCCACCACCCGGAGGCGGGCGGAGCGTCCCACCCGGGCGGCGACCGCGTCGCACAGGCCGAGGACGTCGAGGGAGCCGTGGGAGGCGGCGTCCACCGCTCCGGTGAACTCCTGCTCCGCCGCCCAGTGCAGGAAGCGGGCGATCTCGCGGTGGTGGACGAACGAGGTGGCGTACGGGGCGCCGTGCACGGCGACGGGTTCGCCGGCGCCGATCCGCTCGACGTAGTGGGCGAGCCGCCCGGTGAACTCCTCGCGGCCGCCGCCGAGGACGTGCGCGGTGCGGACCGCGGCGAAGGCGAAGGGCGCCGCCGTCCCGCCGGGTGCCGGGCGGGCGAGGACGGCTTCGGCGCGCCGCTTGCCGTCGGCGTAGGCGCGGGCCTCGGCGGTGGGGGGTGCCGGGTCGTACACCTCCATCGTGGAGGTCATGACGTACCGGGCGGTCCGCCCGGCGAACACGCGGCGGGCGACGGCCGCCTGGCGGGGCGTGTAGCAGACCTGGTCGACGACGGCGTCGAAGGTGTGCGGGCCGAGTGCCGCGGCAAGGCCGGGCGCGTCGTCGCGGTCGGCGACGAGGTGGAGGGCGCCGGGCGGCGGGGCGGTGGAGCCGCGGTTGAGGACGAAGACCTGGTGGCCGGCTTCCAGCAGGCCGTGGACCAGGTGCTTTCCGAAGTACCGGCTGCCGCCGATGACGAGAATCCGCTTCATGGCCCCGACTCTGCCGGGATAGGGTCCGCCGGAGAACCGACGATCCGCTGATCATCCCGTAAGGAAAACTGCATGCTCGATGTGCACCGGTTGCGTGTCCTGCGGGCGGTCGCCGAGCACGGCAGCTTCAACCGGGCGGCCGCGGCCCTGCTGCTGACCCCGTCGGCCGTGTCCCAGCACGTCGCCGCCCTGGAGCGGAGCGTCGGCCACCCGGTGGCGGTGCGCAGCCCGCGCGGCGTGACGCTGACCGAGGCCGGGCGGCTGCTGGTGGAGGCGGCCGAGGCGATCTCCGCCGAGCTCGACCAGGTCCGGCATGCCATCGACCGGCTGGCCGCGGTGCGGCAGCGGCTGACGCTCGCCACCTTCACCAGCGGCGGCCGACACCTCCTTCCGCGGGCGCTCCCCGGGTTCGTGGCCGCGCACCCGGAGGTCGAGCTGACGGTGCTGGAGGCCGAACCGGAAGCCGCACTCGCGATGGTCCGCGGCGGCCGGGCCGACCTCGCGGTGGCGTACGCCTTCGACGGCCCGCTGCCCCTGCCGCCGGGTGTCGCCTGGACGCCGCTGCTGGACGACCCGCTGTGGCTGGTGCTGCCGCCCGCGCATCCGCTGGCCGGGCGGGACGCCCTCGGCCCCGACGAACTCGGCGGCGCCCGCTGGGTGCTGGGCTGCCTGCGGACGGAGGCCTTCCTGCGCCGGTACGCGGCGCAGGCCGGGTTCGAGCTGCGGGTGGCGGCCTCCACCACGGACTACTTCTTCGCCCAGACGCTCGTCGGCGCCGGGGTGGGCGTCGCGCTGGTCCCGCAGGTGTGCCTGGCCCCGCCCGCCGGATGCACCGCCGTACGGGTCGAACCGCCCGTCCCGCCCCGGCACATCGGCCTGCTCGGCCCGGTCCGGCGCCGGGCACAGCCGTACGCGCAGGCGCTGGCGGCCGCCCTGCGCACGGCGGCAGAACCGGCCGCAGCAAGACCGGCCGCGGACGCCGCGCGGCCCGCGGAGGCCGCGGGATGAGCCGCCGCCTGCTCCCCGGCATCGCGGCCCGGGAGGACATCCCCTCCGGCCTCCTCGACCGGTTGGTGGCAATCGCCGTCACCGGAGGGGGGCCGGGCGACGACCGCGCTGCCGTGTGGCAGCTGGCCTGGACGCTCTGCGACCGCAGCGACCTCGGCGCGGAGCGGGCGCGCGCCCTCGCCGCGTCCGACCCGGACACCGCCGTCGTACTCGCCCGTTCCGGGCTGCTCTCCCCCGCCGACGTGGATCCGGCCGCCCGGCCGCAGGCGGCGCTGGCCCTGCTGGACGAGGGCTCCGGTCGGCCCGGGTGGGCCCGGCTGCTCGCGGCTTCCCCCGACCGCGAGATCCGGTGGCGGCTGGCGTCCTGCCCGGGGCTCCCGCCGGACGTGGCGCAGGCGCTGGCCGCCGACCCGGACCCGGGCGTCGCCGCCGAGATCGCACTGTGGACGGCGGACCCGGCGCTTGCCGCCCGGCTCGCCTCGCACCCGGACGCGGAGGTCCGGTCGGCCGCCGCGCTGAACGGGGCCACCCCGCCTGAGGTGCTCACCGCGCTCGTCACCGGCGAGGGGCTCCCGCCGGCGCGGTCCTGCCCCGTATGCGGCCGCGGGGAGGCACCCGCCCCGTACGAACCGCCCGCCCGGGCCCGCTGCTCCGGGGCGCACGAGTCCGCCGTACACGACACCCTGGAGCGCGCCGCCCGCAATCCGGCGACGCCGGCCTCGGTCGCAGAGGGCATGGCCGGCCACCCGTCCGTCCTGGTCCGGTGGGCGCTCGCCGAACGGGCCGACCTGCCTCAGGAGGTGTACGCGCGCCTCGGCGCGGACCCGGCCGTCGCGGTCCGCCGCGCGGTCGC
Coding sequences within:
- a CDS encoding NAD-dependent epimerase/dehydratase family protein — protein: MKRILVIGGSRYFGKHLVHGLLEAGHQVFVLNRGSTAPPPGALHLVADRDDAPGLAAALGPHTFDAVVDQVCYTPRQAAVARRVFAGRTARYVMTSTMEVYDPAPPTAEARAYADGKRRAEAVLARPAPGGTAAPFAFAAVRTAHVLGGGREEFTGRLAHYVERIGAGEPVAVHGAPYATSFVHHREIARFLHWAAEQEFTGAVDAASHGSLDVLGLCDAVAARVGRSARLRVVAPGEPASPFSYDRAYALDNSRAAGLGFPFERVADWLPQAVAEAQAAMPSSSSTPSA
- a CDS encoding LysR family transcriptional regulator, whose protein sequence is MLDVHRLRVLRAVAEHGSFNRAAAALLLTPSAVSQHVAALERSVGHPVAVRSPRGVTLTEAGRLLVEAAEAISAELDQVRHAIDRLAAVRQRLTLATFTSGGRHLLPRALPGFVAAHPEVELTVLEAEPEAALAMVRGGRADLAVAYAFDGPLPLPPGVAWTPLLDDPLWLVLPPAHPLAGRDALGPDELGGARWVLGCLRTEAFLRRYAAQAGFELRVAASTTDYFFAQTLVGAGVGVALVPQVCLAPPAGCTAVRVEPPVPPRHIGLLGPVRRRAQPYAQALAAALRTAAEPAAARPAADAARPAEAAG